A segment of the Bacteroidales bacterium genome:
GCAGTTCCTTATAAAACAGATGATAATCAAAAGGCATACGAAGGGGTAATTAAACTATTAGACAAACAACAACCAGTGTTGGTAAATATTGATGCCTCTCATTTTCAATATATGCGCGATCGATTTAATTTGTTCGATAATGTTCGTTATGGCGGTCATAGAGTAACAATAGTGGGATATGAAATTGGGCAAACAAAAGCATCTTCATATTTTTATTTATCAGATTATGTTTGGGGCGATTTGCAAAAAGTTAGTTTCGAGGAAATGGAATTGGCTAGAGCCTGCGATGGTGCTCAAACACCACCAAACAATCTGTTTTACACATTTATTTTCCCAGAGAAATTTATTTCAGTTGAAAATGCCATAAAAAAAGGAATTCATCTAAATGTTCAGACCATGCTAAAACCATGGTTTCCTGTTTTTGGGATTCCTGGATTAGAGAAATTTTGCACTCGTATTCTTACATGGAACAGCACAATGAAAGAAGACCTATTAAGGAAAAACCTTAATATGACATATATGATGATGGAAGTAGTTGGAACAGGCGGGGGAAATTTCAGGCGTTTATTTGCAAGATTTTTAAGAGAGTCATCCGTTTATTTAAAAGATGATTCACTAATGCCTATATTCAAAACATACAGAAGATTAGGCGATTGCTGGAAAGAGATTGCATATCTTATTCATGAAAGTGCTGAAAATATTGAAGGTGGACTTTGGAAAAATCCAACTCAAACTCAATTGCTTTTAGATGAAATTCTTGAAAAAGAAAAGTTGGGTATTCAGAGTTTAAAAGATTTTTTAAATGAATAATTTTGATGTTATTGTTTTAGGAACATCCCTCGATGGACTTGCCACTGCTGCCTTATGTTCCAAGCATGGCCTAAAAACAGCTATCATTGGGTATAAAAACAGTATCCAAAACGACTTTGAGGATATCGCTGATGCTATCCCATACAAATGGGACGCTGGAATTGGAGTTTTTTCGCAAATTCTTAAAATCCTAGAAATTAAAAATGATATTCATTTTACAGAACCTGAATATATTGATGAAATACATTTAGAAAATTTTACAATTGCCCGCAAATTTGGTTGGATTAATTATCAACTTCAACTTGCTGAACTTTTCCCCTTAGAAAAAGATAATATCCAAACATTCTTTTCCGAAGTTTATGACATTGGGCAAGAATGGCTTCTTTTGCTGCAAACAGGCTCTATTTTCTCAGTTAAAAAAATGATGAAATACAGAGACACATTATATTCCGATTTTGTTCAACAACATTTCAGCAATCCAACGCTAGTTAATTTATTAAATGCCGATATACCCAGAACAAATGTTACACTTCCTGTTATGGCAGGATATATTTCAACGCAGGTTTTTGATTGCCATATAATTAAACACAACTACGCAGATTTATTCTCTATATTTACTCAATACCTTGAAAAATCTAATGTCA
Coding sequences within it:
- a CDS encoding BtrH N-terminal domain-containing protein gives rise to the protein MAEALIRNIIPGYQHKLGSHCSSLQMSNILRYNGLEVSEELCFGIGAGLGFIYRKAFNPPLYFILGRSDELEEKICYHLGGIAVPYKTDDNQKAYEGVIKLLDKQQPVLVNIDASHFQYMRDRFNLFDNVRYGGHRVTIVGYEIGQTKASSYFYLSDYVWGDLQKVSFEEMELARACDGAQTPPNNLFYTFIFPEKFISVENAIKKGIHLNVQTMLKPWFPVFGIPGLEKFCTRILTWNSTMKEDLLRKNLNMTYMMMEVVGTGGGNFRRLFARFLRESSVYLKDDSLMPIFKTYRRLGDCWKEIAYLIHESAENIEGGLWKNPTQTQLLLDEILEKEKLGIQSLKDFLNE